Proteins found in one Vespula pensylvanica isolate Volc-1 chromosome 10, ASM1446617v1, whole genome shotgun sequence genomic segment:
- the LOC122632233 gene encoding ER membrane protein complex subunit 4, with protein MATAKQNFKKLKWALDFSHKNKQEKNTDIPSPPGYTPTVALFQSVEYLRETDSNHLIIKKSWDLALGPLKQVPMNLFIMYMAGNSISIFPIMMVGMLILRPVKALFTLQQTFKVIEGTHAFGQKFVYFFGQLTNIALALYKCQSMGLLPTHASDWLAFVEPQARVEYSGGGFIYI; from the exons ATGGCAACTGCCAAACAGAACttcaaaaaattgaaatggGCATTAGATTTTTCTCACAA gaataaacaagagaaaaatacagaCATACCTTCTCCTCCAGGTTATACTCCTACAGTAGCATTATTTCAGAGTGTGGAATATCTTAGAGAAACAGATTCAAaccatttaataattaaaaaatcttggGATTTAGCCTTAGGACCTCTTAAGCAAGTtccaatgaatttatttataatgtatatggctggtaattctatttctatatttcctATTATGATGGTTGGTATGTTAATTCTTAGACCCGTCAAAGCATTGTTCACGCTTCAACAAA caTTTAAGGTAATAGAAGGAACACATGCATTTGGCCaaaaatttgtatactttTTTGGACAGTTAACAAACATTGCTTTAGCATTATACAAATGTCAGTCAATGGGTTTATTACCAACACATGCATCAGATTGGCTGGCATTTGTAGAACCACAAGCAAGAGTAGAGTATTCTGGTGgaggatttatatatatttaa
- the LOC122632231 gene encoding protein pellino, whose product MVIRSDGGSSESPLLVEEGETLGPPHSPRNKHPHNRPHVNPHECHSHRHDKPKQLVKYGELVILGYNGYLPPGDRGRRRSKFLLFKRPIPNGVKRSKHYIVKTPHSSQAILNTKQHSISYTLSRTQAVIVEYTEDEETDMFQIGRSSESPIDFVVMDTCPGGSECGAANEGRVAQSTISRFACRILADRSNPRIARIYAAGFDSSRNIFLGEKATKWQENREIDGLTTNGVLIMHPRGQFCSGEAQCGFWREVSVGGGVFSLRESRSAQQKGNYVEDENNILQDGTLIDLCGATLLWRSAEGLAKSPTKHDLEELVDAINAGRPQCPVGLNTLVIPRKAASDTAQQQPYVYLKCGHVQGHHDWGQEEDKVTRKCPMCLVAGSVVKLTMGIEPAFYVDRGPPTYAFRPCGHMATEKTVKYWEQVAIPHGTNGYIAICPFCAVPLEGSPGYIKLIFQDNVD is encoded by the exons ATGGTGATACG ATCGGATGGGGGTAGTAGCGAAAGTCCATTGCTTgtggaagaaggagaaactcTTGGTCCACCTCATAGTCCACGTAATAAACATCCTCATAACCGACCACATGTGAATCCTCATGAATGTCATAGTCATCGCCATGATAAACCAAAGCAGCTAGTAAAATATGGAGAATTAGTTATTCTTgg atataatggATATCTTCCACCTGGTGATCGTGGTAGAAGGAGAAGtaaattccttttatttaaaagaccAATACCAAATGGTGTTAAACGTAGTAAACATTACATTGTTAAAACTCCTCACAGTTCACAAGCTATTCTTAATACAAAACAGCATTCAATTTCATATACACTTTCCAGAACTCAAGCTGTTATAGTTGAATATACAGAGGATGAAGAAACAGATATGTTTCAA ATTGGTCGTTCATCTGAGTCGCCAATTGATTTTGTTGTAATGGATACATGTCCTGGCGGTAGTGAATGTGGAGCTGCAAACGAAGGCCGCGTTGCTCAGAGTACAATTAGTAGGTTTGCCTGTAGAATTCTTGCTGATCGATCAAATCCTAGAATTGCTAGAATTTATGCTGCTGGTTTTGATAGTTCTAGAAACATCTTTTTAGGG GAAAAAGCAACAAAATGgcaagaaaatagagaaattgaTGGTTTGACAACTAATGGTGTTTTAATAATGCATCCACGAGGACAATTTTGTAGTGGAGAAGCCCAATGTGGATTTTGGCGAGAAGTAAGTGTTGGAGGTGGAGTATTTTCTCTTAGAGAGAGCAGAAGTGCTCAACAAAAGGGAAATTATGtagaagatgaaaataatattttacaagatgGTACTCTTATTGATTTATGTGGAGCTACATTACTTTGGAGATCAGCAGAAGGTCTTGCAAAATCACCA acaaAACATGATTTAGAAGAATTAGTTGATGCTATAAATGCTGGTCGGCCGCAGTGTCCTGTTGGCTTAAATACTCTAGTTATTCCACGTAAGGCAGCATCAGATACAGCTCAACAGCAAccatatgtttatttaaaatgtggCCATGTACAAGGTCATCATGATTGGGGACaggaagaagataaagtaACAAGAAAATGTCCAATGTGCTTGGTCGCTGGATCAGTAGTGAAACTTACAATGGGAATTGAACCTGCCTTTTATGTTGACAGAGGCCCACCTACTTATGCATTTAGACCTTGTGGACACATGGCTACAGAAAAAACTGTGAa ATATTGGGAACAGGTGGCAATACCACACGGTACGAATGGTTACATCGCGATTTGTCCCTTCTGTGCAGTTCCTCTTGAAGGTTCACCTGGTTATATAAAACTCATTTTTCAAGACAATGTAGATTGA
- the LOC122632232 gene encoding lipase 3-like, with product MYLYFLYITNRTMKLILLTMLLLFDRYLGRTSSFSLLKYILSSNGNELKKVRSESELNGDDTVLDFIGLVQRYGYPAEEHNVITDDGYILTIHRIPNSPLSDKNEKKRVVFMQHGMTASSDSWVLLEPKKDLPILLADNGYDVWLGNFRGNTYCRSHVNLTTDNPKFWEFSYHDIGLHDTPQYIDYVLNYTGSKKLFYIGHSMGTSVSYVMLSMKPSYNDKMRLVISLAPVSYFKHKFPPILQRIMKDVPKLKRILEKEGIYDILPQSKMIKLLGTKLCNDKSIFQSICASIFYLVSGRDTAQTNASLLPYLMSYVPAGVSTQSLFHYYQNYLTGNFEAYDYGYEGNLIHYEKAKPPIYDVKKIVAPLALFYGINDVLTNEDDATELSKKLPNLVTCEAVPYECFSHFDFVVANDVKTLLYDRLLNLMKEF from the exons ATGTatctatactttttatatataacaaatcgAACAATGAAATTGATTCTTTTAACGAtgctattattattcgatcgttaCTTGGGAAGaacttcatctttttctttgctaaaatatattctttcttcgaatgGAAATGAATTGAAGAAAGTAAGAAGCGAATCAGAACTTAATGGCGATGATACTGTCTTAGATTTC ATTGGATTAGTTCAACGTTACGGATACCCAGCCGAAGAGCACAATGTTATTACAGACGATGGTTACATTTTGACAATCCATAGAATACCTAATAGTCCTTTatcagataaaaatgaaaagaagagagtagTATTTATGCAACACGGTATGACAGCGTCATCCGATTCATGGGTACTACTTGAGCCTAAGAAAGATCTCC CTATTTTACTTGCTGATAATGGATATGACGTTTGGCTTGGAAATTTCCGAGGAAATACTTATTGCAGATCTCATGTCAATTTGACGACAGACAACCCAAAATTTTGGGAATTCAg CTACCACGATATTGGCTTACATGATACTCCTCAGTACATCGACTATGTTCTTAATTATACAGgatcgaaaaaattattttatataggacATTCTATGGGTACATCGGTTTCCTACGTTATGTTGTCCATGAAACCGAGTTACAATGATAAAATGAGATTAGTTATAAGCTTAGCACCAGTTTCTTACTTTAAACACAAATTTCCACCAATTTTGCAACGTATCATGAAAGACGTTCCAAAACTAAag agaatattagaaaaagaagggatttATGACATCTTACCACAatcaaaaatgataaaattattaggaACCAAACTCTGTAACGacaaatcgatttttcaatcAATATGTGCATCGATATTTTATCTAGTTTCAGGACGTGATACTGCACAAACAAATGCC TCACTATTACCATACCTTATGAGTTATGTACCTGCTGGCGTATCGACTCAAAGTCTATTTCactattatcaaaattatctaacag GTAATTTCGAAGCTTATGATTATGGGTACGAAGGTAATCTTATTCACTATGAAAAAGCAAAACCTCCGATTTATGacgtaaagaaaattgttgCACCACTAGCATTATTTTATGGAATTAATGACGTATTAACGAATGAGGAT GATGCAACTGAACTGAGCAAAAAATTACCTAATCTTGTCACTTGCGAAGCTGTACCGTACGAGTGTTTTTCTCATTTTGATTTTGTTGTGGCGAATGACGtgaaaacattattatacgatcgtctgttaaatttaatgaaagagTTTTAA
- the LOC122632486 gene encoding uncharacterized protein LOC122632486 isoform X2, translated as MQEEPPEGYYAFVESPNAEPPKVKSPPYVESDKECHDTGKGKGYASVYNICGDLNKGFIPKNPMKQYINGSSYPFTLIKNHTLKFLSKALPILKADESLPKVAKIQPVQNSVDPDRKRSRNKRSSDINNNANRNGRKFCENGSGVVCMLYKAIQGEPLAASAAERRDEPSTQEYHQRNPVQEKPEYTGPPTPCPAKVEYATPVFAKNYQGVWRYVVQIPYEGYFTQTIEVTRCMQSRCHYLDGGCLSSPRWTSLLVAEIFYPETFLEGSQSDRFPGPRDPVVGVPPPVHDFQNYQQYLQKRAGENEARNSGSSQQHHCDGVDEMGCFQVRLYYDWFLIPGSCKCWRPDYFNRYVRRSGSSTEL; from the exons ATGCAAGAAGAACCTCCTGAAGGGTATTATGCATTTGTTGAATCACCAAATGCTGAACCTCCTAAAGTTAAATCACCACCATATGTTGAAAGTGATAAAGAATGTCATG atactggaaaaggaaagggataTGCATCTGTGTATAATATTTGTGGTGATTTGAATAAAGGATTTATACCTAAAAATCCaatgaaacaatatataaatggaTCTTCTTATCCATT cactttaataaaaaatcatactCTCAAGTTTTTGAGTAAAGCCTTGCCGATTTTAAAAGCAGATGAATCTTTACCAAAAGTGGCCAAAATTCAACCTGTGCAAAATTc AGTTGATCCTGATCGAAAACgaagtagaaataaaagatcctctgatataaataataatgcaaaTCGTAATGGTCGCAAATTTTGTGAGAATGGTAGTGGAGT GGTCTGTATGTTGTACAAAGCAATTCAAGGTGAACCATTGGCAGCATCAGCAGCAGAACGTAGAGATGAACCTTCAACACAAGAATATCATCAACGAAATCCTGTTCAAGAAAAACCTGAATATACTGGACCACCAACACCTTGCCCAGCAAAAGTAGAATATGCTACTCCAGTTTTTGCAAAAAATTATCAAGGAGTTTGGCGTTATGTTGTCCAAATTCCTTATGAGGGTTACTTTACACAAACAATTGAAGTTACGCGATGCAT GCAATCAAGATGTCATTACTTAGATGGTGGTTGTTTGTCTTCACCACGATGGACAAGTTTACTGGTAGctgaaattttttatccaGAGACTTTTTTGGAAGGGAGTCAGTCTGATAGATTTCCAGGTCCCAGAGATCCTGTTGTCGGTGTTCCACCACCTGTACATGATTTCCAAAATTATCAACAGTACTTGCAAAAACGTGCAGGTGAAAATGAAGCACGTAATAGTGGCAGTTCTCAACAGCATCACTGCGATGGTGTAGATGAAATGGGTTGTTTCCAG GTACGATTATATTATGACTGGTTTTTAATACCAGGAAGCTGTAAATGTTGGCGACCTGATTATTTCAATCGCTATGTTCGTCGTAGTGGATCTAGTACTGAATTATGA
- the LOC122632486 gene encoding uncharacterized protein LOC122632486 isoform X1, with protein sequence MELRLLLILISCILTFAEEYHTTKRTKSNNIDVSMQEEPPEGYYAFVESPNAEPPKVKSPPYVESDKECHDTGKGKGYASVYNICGDLNKGFIPKNPMKQYINGSSYPFTLIKNHTLKFLSKALPILKADESLPKVAKIQPVQNSVDPDRKRSRNKRSSDINNNANRNGRKFCENGSGVVCMLYKAIQGEPLAASAAERRDEPSTQEYHQRNPVQEKPEYTGPPTPCPAKVEYATPVFAKNYQGVWRYVVQIPYEGYFTQTIEVTRCMQSRCHYLDGGCLSSPRWTSLLVAEIFYPETFLEGSQSDRFPGPRDPVVGVPPPVHDFQNYQQYLQKRAGENEARNSGSSQQHHCDGVDEMGCFQVRLYYDWFLIPGSCKCWRPDYFNRYVRRSGSSTEL encoded by the exons atggaaCTACGTTTATTACTC atATTAATTTCATGTATCTTAACTTTTGCTGAAGAATATCATACTACTAAACGAACAAAGAGCAATAATATTGATGTATCTATGCAAGAAGAACCTCCTGAAGGGTATTATGCATTTGTTGAATCACCAAATGCTGAACCTCCTAAAGTTAAATCACCACCATATGTTGAAAGTGATAAAGAATGTCATG atactggaaaaggaaagggataTGCATCTGTGTATAATATTTGTGGTGATTTGAATAAAGGATTTATACCTAAAAATCCaatgaaacaatatataaatggaTCTTCTTATCCATT cactttaataaaaaatcatactCTCAAGTTTTTGAGTAAAGCCTTGCCGATTTTAAAAGCAGATGAATCTTTACCAAAAGTGGCCAAAATTCAACCTGTGCAAAATTc AGTTGATCCTGATCGAAAACgaagtagaaataaaagatcctctgatataaataataatgcaaaTCGTAATGGTCGCAAATTTTGTGAGAATGGTAGTGGAGT GGTCTGTATGTTGTACAAAGCAATTCAAGGTGAACCATTGGCAGCATCAGCAGCAGAACGTAGAGATGAACCTTCAACACAAGAATATCATCAACGAAATCCTGTTCAAGAAAAACCTGAATATACTGGACCACCAACACCTTGCCCAGCAAAAGTAGAATATGCTACTCCAGTTTTTGCAAAAAATTATCAAGGAGTTTGGCGTTATGTTGTCCAAATTCCTTATGAGGGTTACTTTACACAAACAATTGAAGTTACGCGATGCAT GCAATCAAGATGTCATTACTTAGATGGTGGTTGTTTGTCTTCACCACGATGGACAAGTTTACTGGTAGctgaaattttttatccaGAGACTTTTTTGGAAGGGAGTCAGTCTGATAGATTTCCAGGTCCCAGAGATCCTGTTGTCGGTGTTCCACCACCTGTACATGATTTCCAAAATTATCAACAGTACTTGCAAAAACGTGCAGGTGAAAATGAAGCACGTAATAGTGGCAGTTCTCAACAGCATCACTGCGATGGTGTAGATGAAATGGGTTGTTTCCAG GTACGATTATATTATGACTGGTTTTTAATACCAGGAAGCTGTAAATGTTGGCGACCTGATTATTTCAATCGCTATGTTCGTCGTAGTGGATCTAGTACTGAATTATGA